Proteins from one Deinococcus actinosclerus genomic window:
- a CDS encoding alpha/beta hydrolase — protein MTALAACSRDGAQGTLNRVVSTAGLNVTSNVRYGPDARNVMDVYAPQDARSAPVVLFIHGGSWENGDKDGHKFVGESLARAGYVTAVMSYRLAPANRYPSYVQDAAQALKVLREKVGALGGNPQNVFVMGHSAGGFNAVEVVDNARWLAEADVPVSAIRGVIGVAGPYSYDFRQFSSAKAFPVGATPDEVMPDRHVRADAPPHLLLVAENDDTVYPQNALNMEAALKRAGVPVTRTVLPKLNHITIIAAMARPLTFLGGTRQAVIDFIEAHRLP, from the coding sequence ATGACGGCGCTGGCCGCCTGCTCGCGCGACGGCGCGCAGGGCACCCTGAACCGCGTGGTCTCCACTGCCGGCCTGAACGTGACGAGCAACGTCCGCTACGGCCCGGACGCCCGCAACGTGATGGACGTGTACGCCCCGCAGGACGCCCGCAGCGCTCCGGTGGTGCTGTTCATCCACGGCGGCTCCTGGGAGAACGGCGATAAGGACGGTCACAAGTTCGTCGGGGAGTCCCTGGCGCGCGCCGGGTACGTCACGGCGGTCATGAGCTACCGCCTCGCCCCGGCCAACCGGTATCCCTCGTACGTGCAGGACGCCGCGCAGGCGCTGAAGGTCCTGCGCGAGAAGGTGGGCGCGCTGGGCGGCAACCCGCAGAACGTGTTCGTGATGGGCCACTCGGCGGGGGGCTTCAACGCCGTGGAGGTCGTGGACAACGCCCGCTGGCTCGCGGAGGCGGACGTGCCGGTCAGCGCGATCCGCGGCGTGATCGGCGTGGCCGGGCCGTACTCGTATGACTTCCGGCAGTTCTCCAGCGCGAAGGCCTTCCCGGTGGGCGCCACCCCGGACGAGGTCATGCCTGACCGCCACGTGCGGGCGGACGCGCCGCCCCACCTGCTGCTCGTCGCCGAGAACGACGACACGGTCTACCCGCAGAACGCCCTGAACATGGAAGCGGCCCTCAAGCGCGCGGGCGTGCCGGTCACGCGCACGGTGCTGCCGAAACTGAACCACATCACGATCATCGCGGCGATGGCGCGCCCCCTGACGTTCCTGGGCGGCACCCGGCAGGCCGTCATCGACTTCATTGAGGCGCACCGGCTGCCCTGA
- a CDS encoding inorganic pyrophosphatase — protein MRAWRGVVEWTAGQRERFVWRGGRLEPLRIEARPAPVNYGCLPGTLNPADDAEVDAVWLGEPLAVGTEREAVPAALLHLHDGDHKVIFSMGPVQGAALQGLLAWFPPERGATVQDAHAAQAWLESLTVVHSG, from the coding sequence GTGAGGGCGTGGCGCGGCGTCGTGGAGTGGACGGCGGGGCAGCGCGAGCGCTTCGTGTGGCGCGGCGGCCGCCTGGAGCCGCTGCGGATCGAGGCCCGGCCCGCGCCGGTGAACTACGGCTGCCTGCCGGGCACCCTGAACCCGGCCGACGACGCCGAGGTGGACGCCGTGTGGCTGGGCGAGCCGCTGGCGGTCGGCACGGAGCGCGAGGCGGTCCCGGCGGCCCTGCTGCACCTGCACGACGGGGATCACAAGGTGATCTTCAGCATGGGCCCAGTGCAGGGCGCGGCCCTCCAGGGGCTGCTGGCGTGGTTCCCGCCGGAGCGTGGGGCGACCGTGCAGGACGCCCACGCCGCGCAGGCGTGGCTGGAGTCGCTGACCGTCGTCCACTCCGGGTAG
- a CDS encoding response regulator: MTARIRVLLVEDDLRVARVNRDLLERDPDVHVVGSAATCAQGDALAQALKPDLILLDVHLPDGSGLGLLRHWRAHGLTTDVALITAADDEASVRLALAHGAFDYLIKPFTGARLQELLARHRTRRLPGPGAARLDQGRLDRLLGHGAAQPSALPRGIDPNTLERVVLALGAAQHAVTAEEIGEQVGLSRVTAWRYLEHLVRSEQATLEHQYGNAGRPVKLYRARATDGP, from the coding sequence ATGACTGCCCGAATCCGCGTGCTGCTCGTCGAGGACGACCTGCGCGTCGCCCGCGTCAACCGCGACCTGCTCGAACGCGACCCCGACGTGCACGTCGTCGGCAGCGCCGCCACCTGCGCCCAGGGCGACGCGCTGGCCCAGGCGCTGAAACCCGATCTGATCCTCTTGGACGTGCACTTGCCCGACGGCAGCGGCCTGGGCCTGCTGCGGCACTGGCGCGCGCACGGCCTGACCACCGACGTGGCCCTGATCACCGCCGCTGACGACGAGGCCAGTGTCCGGCTGGCCCTCGCACACGGCGCGTTCGACTACCTGATCAAACCGTTTACCGGCGCGCGGCTTCAGGAGCTGCTCGCCCGGCACCGCACCCGCCGCCTGCCGGGGCCCGGCGCGGCCCGCCTGGACCAGGGGCGGCTCGACCGCCTGCTCGGGCACGGCGCGGCGCAACCGAGCGCCCTGCCGCGCGGCATCGACCCGAACACCCTGGAACGCGTCGTGCTGGCCCTGGGCGCCGCGCAGCACGCCGTGACCGCCGAGGAGATCGGCGAGCAGGTGGGTCTCAGCCGCGTGACCGCGTGGCGCTACCTCGAACACCTCGTGCGCAGCGAGCAGGCCACGCTGGAGCACCAGTACGGGAACGCCGGGCGGCCAGTGAAGCTCTACCGCGCCCGGGCCACGGACGGCCCGTGA
- a CDS encoding sensor histidine kinase, with the protein MQVPRLVALLVGKRERAQELGIDFQITEGSHLGPHWERHADTLVSAVGNLTENAFEALAGQPGLVTVTLGEDPDGMQVEVEDSGPGVPSALHDTLFNRGASSKGEGRGYGLHGVYSRVQGLGGSLRHTRRGPLTVFQLSLPQPLPHRPPEPAEVTA; encoded by the coding sequence GTGCAGGTGCCCCGGCTGGTGGCGCTGCTCGTCGGCAAGCGCGAGCGGGCGCAGGAACTCGGCATCGACTTCCAGATCACCGAGGGCAGCCACCTGGGCCCCCACTGGGAACGCCACGCCGACACCCTGGTCAGCGCCGTGGGGAACCTCACGGAGAACGCCTTCGAGGCGCTCGCCGGGCAGCCGGGGCTGGTGACCGTCACGCTGGGCGAGGACCCGGACGGCATGCAGGTCGAGGTGGAGGACAGCGGTCCCGGCGTGCCATCAGCCCTGCACGACACCCTCTTCAACCGGGGGGCGAGCAGCAAGGGCGAGGGCCGCGGCTACGGCCTGCACGGCGTCTACTCGCGCGTGCAGGGCCTGGGCGGCAGCCTGCGCCACACCCGGCGCGGCCCGCTGACCGTCTTCCAGCTGAGCCTCCCGCAGCCCCTCCCGCACCGCCCCCCCGAACCGGCCGAGGTGACCGCATGA
- a CDS encoding Bug family tripartite tricarboxylate transporter substrate binding protein — MKKTAILAASALLTLAAPATAQNLSNLRIMAPASPGGGWDQTSRTIQTVLQNQGIAKPVQVFNVPGAGGTIGLAQLYNSKGDSNLLMTMGLVMVGAIQTNSSKVDLSRVTPIARLTGEYEVIVVPTSSPYKTLGDLAAAWKANPSLPFAGGSAGGTDHMLVGLFAKAAGVDPRKMNYVPFSGGGETLAAVLGNQVTAAVAGYGEFEAQIKAGKLRALGISAPKAQPGIPVATMKSQGFNVDLANWRGIVAPPGLSSSEKGALVAAMDKLHASKEWKDTIKTRNWTDLYMSGSKFDVFLKLEATRTREILKDIGLVK; from the coding sequence ATGAAGAAGACTGCCATCCTGGCCGCGTCCGCCCTGCTGACGCTCGCCGCGCCCGCCACCGCCCAGAACCTCAGCAACCTGCGCATCATGGCCCCCGCCAGCCCCGGCGGCGGCTGGGACCAGACCAGCCGCACCATCCAGACCGTGCTCCAGAACCAGGGCATCGCCAAGCCCGTGCAGGTGTTCAACGTGCCCGGCGCGGGCGGCACCATCGGCCTGGCGCAGCTGTACAACAGCAAGGGCGACAGCAACCTGCTGATGACCATGGGCCTCGTGATGGTCGGCGCGATCCAGACGAACTCCTCCAAGGTGGACCTCAGCCGCGTCACGCCGATCGCCCGCCTGACCGGCGAGTACGAGGTCATCGTGGTGCCCACCAGCAGCCCCTACAAGACCCTGGGTGACCTCGCGGCCGCCTGGAAGGCCAACCCCAGCCTGCCCTTCGCGGGCGGCAGCGCCGGCGGCACCGACCACATGCTCGTCGGCCTGTTCGCCAAGGCGGCGGGCGTGGACCCCCGCAAGATGAACTACGTGCCCTTCAGCGGCGGCGGCGAGACCCTCGCGGCGGTGCTGGGCAACCAGGTGACGGCCGCCGTGGCCGGGTACGGCGAGTTCGAGGCGCAGATCAAGGCCGGCAAACTCCGCGCCCTGGGCATCAGCGCCCCCAAGGCCCAGCCGGGCATTCCGGTCGCCACCATGAAGTCCCAGGGCTTCAACGTGGATCTGGCGAACTGGCGCGGCATCGTGGCCCCCCCCGGCCTGAGCAGCAGCGAGAAGGGCGCGCTGGTGGCCGCCATGGACAAGCTGCACGCCAGCAAGGAATGGAAGGACACCATCAAGACCCGCAACTGGACGGACCTGTACATGAGCGGCAGCAAGTTCGACGTGTTCCTGAAGCTGGAAGCGACCCGCACCCGCGAGATCCTCAAGGATATCGGGCTCGTCAAGTAA
- a CDS encoding tripartite tricarboxylate transporter TctB family protein gives MSDPVSTPIPAARRGLSVPDLLVALGVLIVGALLLIGTLKIPFGINAYVGPRVFPMIVSVGTLALGALLLAATLRGYRAEPAAEEDSDPDAQPDLRQPGIILGGFLLGALILTPLGFVVGTAVMYFSVGFAFGERRVPLLAGVALIVALVTYVAFTRGLGLSLPAGILKGVL, from the coding sequence ATGTCTGATCCCGTCTCCACTCCCATTCCCGCCGCGCGCCGCGGCCTGAGCGTGCCCGACCTGCTGGTCGCGCTGGGTGTCCTGATCGTCGGGGCCCTGCTCCTGATCGGCACGCTGAAGATTCCCTTCGGCATCAACGCGTACGTCGGCCCGCGCGTGTTTCCCATGATCGTGTCGGTCGGCACGCTGGCGCTGGGCGCGCTGCTGCTCGCCGCGACGCTGCGCGGCTACCGCGCCGAACCCGCCGCCGAGGAGGACAGCGACCCGGACGCCCAGCCGGATCTGCGCCAGCCCGGGATCATCCTGGGCGGCTTCCTGCTGGGCGCGCTAATCCTCACGCCGCTGGGCTTCGTGGTGGGCACAGCCGTCATGTACTTCAGCGTGGGCTTCGCGTTCGGTGAGCGCCGCGTGCCCCTGCTGGCGGGCGTCGCCCTGATCGTCGCGCTCGTCACGTACGTGGCGTTCACGCGCGGTCTGGGCCTGAGCCTCCCGGCGGGCATCCTGAAAGGGGTGCTGTGA
- a CDS encoding tripartite tricarboxylate transporter permease has protein sequence MDAIQSLFAGFETALTPLNLLWALVGVTLGTLVGVLPGIGPALTVALLLPVTAKLPPVSAFIMFAGIYYGGMFGGSTTSILLNTPGESSSIITALEGNKMARRGRAAAALATAAIGSFVAGTIGTALLTIAAPAIADVAVKIPASATFSITVLAFVLISATFGSSPLRGLISLFIGLAFALIGIDSQSGQARFTLGFPELLDGIDFIVLVIGLFAVGETLYVASRLRKDKASVIKLAGNANMNREDWRRSWKPWLRGTALGFPFGAIPAGGAEIPTFLSYTLEKKLSKHPEEFGKGAIEGVAGPEAANNASAAGVLVPLLTLGLPTSATAAILLGAFQQYGIQPGPLLFATNGDLVWGLIASLFIGNVMLLVLNLPLAPVWAKLLLVPRPFLYAGILVFSTVGVYSLNNSVFDLVLLAIVGVIGFLMRRFDFPITPAIIGAILGPVAEKQFRTAVQNSQGDFAVFFQQPLSAFILLIVLAALVVPQVLKYRAARQGATG, from the coding sequence ATGGACGCCATTCAGTCCCTGTTCGCGGGCTTCGAAACCGCCCTGACCCCCCTGAACCTGCTGTGGGCCCTGGTGGGTGTGACGCTGGGCACCCTGGTCGGCGTGCTGCCCGGCATCGGCCCGGCCCTGACCGTGGCGCTGCTGCTGCCGGTCACGGCGAAACTCCCGCCCGTGAGTGCGTTCATCATGTTCGCCGGGATCTACTACGGCGGGATGTTCGGCGGCAGCACCACCAGCATCCTGCTGAACACCCCGGGCGAGTCGAGCAGCATCATCACCGCCCTGGAAGGCAACAAGATGGCCCGCCGGGGCCGCGCGGCCGCCGCCCTGGCGACCGCCGCGATCGGATCGTTCGTGGCGGGCACCATCGGCACGGCACTGTTAACCATAGCCGCGCCAGCTATTGCGGACGTAGCAGTCAAAATTCCTGCCAGCGCCACCTTCTCCATCACTGTTCTCGCCTTCGTGCTGATCAGTGCGACATTCGGCTCGTCACCACTGAGAGGCCTAATCAGTCTCTTCATTGGTCTGGCATTTGCCCTCATCGGCATCGACAGTCAGAGTGGTCAGGCCCGCTTCACGCTGGGATTCCCTGAGCTGTTGGACGGGATTGATTTCATTGTTCTGGTGATCGGCCTGTTTGCGGTGGGCGAGACCCTCTATGTGGCAAGCCGTCTGCGGAAAGACAAAGCCAGCGTGATCAAACTGGCCGGAAACGCCAACATGAACCGCGAGGACTGGCGGCGCTCGTGGAAACCATGGCTGCGCGGCACGGCGCTGGGCTTCCCGTTCGGCGCGATCCCGGCGGGCGGCGCGGAGATCCCCACCTTCCTGTCCTACACACTCGAGAAGAAACTCAGCAAGCACCCCGAGGAGTTCGGCAAGGGCGCCATCGAGGGCGTGGCCGGACCGGAAGCGGCGAACAACGCGTCCGCGGCGGGCGTGCTCGTGCCGCTGCTGACCCTGGGCCTGCCCACCAGCGCCACTGCCGCGATCCTGCTCGGCGCGTTCCAGCAGTACGGCATTCAGCCAGGGCCACTGCTCTTCGCCACGAATGGGGATCTGGTATGGGGTCTGATCGCCAGTCTGTTTATTGGCAACGTCATGCTGCTCGTGCTCAATCTGCCCTTAGCGCCTGTCTGGGCGAAGCTGCTGCTCGTGCCGCGCCCATTCCTGTACGCCGGGATTCTGGTGTTCAGCACGGTAGGGGTGTACTCACTGAACAACAGCGTGTTTGACCTGGTGCTGCTGGCCATCGTCGGGGTGATCGGGTTCCTGATGCGGCGGTTTGACTTCCCTATCACGCCAGCGATCATCGGGGCGATTCTGGGACCAGTCGCCGAGAAGCAGTTCAGAACTGCCGTGCAAAACAGCCAAGGGGATTTCGCCGTATTCTTCCAACAGCCCCTCTCGGCGTTCATCCTGCTGATCGTGCTGGCGGCGCTGGTGGTGCCGCAAGTCCTCAAGTACCGCGCGGCGCGGCAGGGTGCGACCGGCTGA
- a CDS encoding ATP-binding protein, translating to MNTGSVLILRTLGVPRVTGPAGLLDVTGKSLALLMFLALEGETPREVLADLLWSDQGGDAARRNLRVQLHRLRGSGLAEWLEVTPGAAALRGEVQVDLLALRAALAAGDAPGAAARVGGRFLDHLSVPGAAEFGAWQERVAGQALDEQLRALDALAAHEAARGAWPGVLAAHARALGLEPLRERSVRAQMETLAALGQREEALDVYRALCRRLREELGAQAQPLPATRLLAQDIAQAPAPSGGAAPAGPLVGRSAEVAALRAARTILVLGEAGIGKSRLLRGAAGDALVLRGAPELTPLPFGALLDALRAQPSLAWCPEPLRPALVATLGAPGGAGLPDRGATLDVLAQALLALAGGRPVIAEDLHWLDAGSLEAAFLALHRGARHLWLSARPEDLAGRADVLEVLARVNPPHLTLPELPLEGVVELITRLAGREAPLFSARLFEATAGHPLFLMETLRDLRERGVLSERGGRWHTPFDAFTVDYAEVPVPPSVTQAIRGRVERLGRVTRQLLQAGALWGEAFPPALVAGCVGVPVGDALDELERAQEARLVTPDGAGFRFGHDLHRRALLDGLSGARRAHLHAGLAALAPAGTPAGTVARHFELGGEPNRAWPLWVQAAREAEGLFAHADAFALYGRALACGAPPREAFAVRVARSELCRHLDDEPGREAELAALAQLAAGLDDAGCWADLAARRAKWHTERDEYALAVAEVRAALAGFGGALDGNTRSALLLEGGAALACLEDWPASAGLLQEALALTRERLPVRASNVLYWLGYGAYRTGEFAEAERAYRQSVEVLPPGTLSRGRVLSLWKVGACLRRLGQLCEAAQALREADDSARTLNAGSVRGLIVAEQAALAFTQGEWEVASALAAEAQTLLTPGGEEGWDVLNPLLAALATGPVTATH from the coding sequence ATGAACACCGGGTCAGTGCTGATCCTGCGGACGCTGGGCGTGCCCCGCGTGACCGGTCCGGCCGGGCTGCTGGACGTGACGGGCAAGAGTCTGGCGCTCCTCATGTTCCTGGCGCTGGAGGGCGAGACGCCGCGCGAGGTGCTCGCCGACCTGCTGTGGTCGGATCAGGGGGGCGACGCGGCGCGCCGGAACCTGCGGGTGCAGCTGCATCGCCTCCGGGGCTCGGGTCTGGCGGAGTGGCTGGAGGTGACGCCGGGGGCGGCGGCGCTGCGCGGCGAGGTTCAGGTGGATCTGCTCGCGCTGCGCGCGGCCCTGGCGGCGGGGGACGCGCCGGGCGCGGCGGCGCGGGTGGGGGGGCGGTTCCTGGATCACCTGAGCGTGCCGGGCGCGGCGGAGTTCGGGGCGTGGCAGGAGCGGGTGGCGGGGCAGGCGCTGGACGAGCAGCTGCGGGCGCTGGACGCGCTGGCGGCGCACGAGGCGGCGCGGGGGGCGTGGCCGGGCGTGCTGGCGGCGCACGCGCGGGCGCTGGGTCTGGAGCCGCTGCGCGAGCGGAGCGTGCGGGCGCAGATGGAGACGCTGGCGGCGCTGGGGCAGCGGGAGGAGGCGCTGGACGTCTACCGGGCGCTGTGCCGCCGCCTGCGCGAGGAGCTGGGCGCGCAGGCCCAGCCGCTGCCCGCCACGCGCCTGCTCGCCCAGGACATAGCCCAGGCGCCGGCACCATCCGGGGGCGCGGCGCCGGCGGGACCGCTGGTGGGCCGCTCGGCGGAGGTCGCGGCGCTGCGCGCGGCGCGGACGATCCTGGTGCTGGGCGAGGCGGGCATCGGGAAGTCGCGGCTGCTGCGCGGCGCGGCGGGGGACGCGCTGGTGCTGCGCGGCGCGCCGGAACTCACGCCGCTGCCGTTCGGGGCGCTGCTGGACGCCCTGCGGGCGCAGCCGTCGCTGGCGTGGTGCCCGGAGCCGCTGCGCCCGGCGCTCGTGGCGACGCTGGGGGCGCCGGGCGGGGCGGGCCTGCCGGACCGGGGGGCGACGCTGGACGTGCTGGCCCAGGCGCTGCTGGCCCTGGCGGGGGGCCGCCCCGTGATCGCCGAGGACCTGCACTGGCTGGACGCCGGGTCGCTGGAGGCGGCGTTCCTGGCGCTGCACCGGGGCGCGCGGCACCTGTGGCTCTCGGCCCGCCCGGAGGACCTGGCGGGCCGGGCGGACGTGCTGGAGGTGCTGGCGCGGGTGAATCCGCCGCATCTGACCCTCCCGGAACTGCCGCTGGAGGGGGTGGTGGAGCTGATCACGCGGCTGGCGGGCCGCGAGGCGCCGCTGTTCAGCGCGCGGCTGTTCGAGGCGACGGCCGGGCACCCACTGTTCCTGATGGAGACCCTGCGCGACCTGCGCGAGCGCGGCGTGCTCTCCGAGCGGGGGGGCCGGTGGCACACGCCGTTCGATGCGTTCACGGTGGATTACGCCGAGGTGCCGGTGCCGCCGTCGGTGACGCAGGCGATCCGGGGCCGCGTGGAGCGGCTGGGCCGCGTGACGCGGCAGCTCCTCCAGGCGGGGGCGCTGTGGGGCGAGGCGTTCCCGCCCGCGCTGGTGGCGGGGTGCGTGGGCGTGCCGGTCGGGGATGCGCTGGACGAGTTGGAGAGGGCGCAGGAGGCGCGGCTGGTCACCCCGGACGGGGCAGGGTTCCGCTTCGGGCATGACCTGCACCGCCGGGCGCTGCTGGACGGCCTGAGCGGCGCGCGCCGGGCGCACCTGCACGCGGGACTGGCGGCGCTGGCCCCGGCCGGGACCCCGGCGGGGACGGTCGCGCGGCACTTCGAGCTGGGTGGGGAGCCGAATCGGGCGTGGCCGCTGTGGGTGCAGGCGGCGCGGGAGGCCGAGGGCCTGTTCGCGCACGCGGACGCCTTCGCGCTGTACGGGCGGGCGCTGGCGTGCGGCGCGCCGCCGCGCGAGGCGTTCGCGGTGCGGGTGGCCCGCAGTGAACTGTGCCGTCACCTGGACGACGAACCGGGCCGCGAGGCGGAACTGGCCGCGCTGGCGCAGCTCGCGGCCGGGCTGGACGACGCGGGGTGCTGGGCGGACCTCGCCGCGCGCCGCGCGAAGTGGCACACGGAACGGGACGAGTACGCCCTGGCGGTCGCGGAGGTGCGGGCGGCCCTGGCGGGTTTCGGTGGGGCGCTGGATGGGAACACCCGCTCGGCGCTGCTGCTGGAGGGCGGCGCGGCCCTGGCCTGCCTGGAGGACTGGCCCGCGTCGGCCGGTCTGCTGCAGGAGGCCCTGGCGCTGACGCGGGAGCGGTTGCCGGTGCGGGCGTCGAACGTCCTGTACTGGCTGGGGTACGGCGCGTACCGGACCGGTGAGTTCGCGGAGGCCGAGCGGGCCTACCGCCAGTCGGTGGAGGTCCTGCCGCCCGGCACCCTGTCGCGCGGGCGGGTGCTGAGCCTGTGGAAGGTGGGGGCGTGCCTGCGCCGCCTGGGTCAGCTCTGCGAGGCCGCACAGGCGCTGCGCGAGGCGGACGACAGTGCCCGCACCCTGAACGCGGGCTCTGTCCGGGGGCTGATCGTGGCCGAGCAGGCGGCACTGGCCTTCACGCAGGGAGAATGGGAGGTCGCTTCGGCGCTGGCGGCTGAGGCGCAGACCCTCCTGACCCCGGGGGGCGAGGAGGGCTGGGACGTCCTCAATCCGCTGCTGGCCGCGCTGGCCACCGGGCCGGTCACCGCGACGCACTGA
- a CDS encoding putative quinol monooxygenase, producing the protein MSVIAVHAIITPKPEHVNDVQAEMLNMVRASRQEEGNLRYDLLREEKDGTVRFHVQERYRDREATQAHRDSEHYQAYRAKAGEWFASAPEVTVLEEIDVA; encoded by the coding sequence ATGAGCGTCATCGCCGTCCACGCCATCATCACCCCGAAACCCGAACACGTGAACGACGTGCAGGCCGAGATGCTGAACATGGTCCGGGCCAGCCGTCAGGAGGAAGGCAACCTCCGCTACGACCTGCTGCGCGAGGAGAAGGACGGCACGGTGCGCTTCCACGTGCAGGAACGCTACCGCGACCGCGAGGCCACCCAGGCCCACCGCGACAGCGAACACTACCAGGCGTACCGCGCCAAGGCCGGCGAGTGGTTCGCCAGCGCCCCGGAAGTGACGGTGCTCGAAGAGATCGACGTCGCCTGA
- a CDS encoding type 1 glutamine amidotransferase domain-containing protein: MTKNILVVMSSEDQLPLKGGQTHATGFYLNEFGVPAHRLTQEGYALTIATPKGNRPPMDHGSDTKDFFKDEAEHAQIKAFVEQTLSGPIHKLSDAAANLDQFDAVFLPGGHAPMIELMRDADLGRVLRHFHEKGQPTALICHAPVALLAAQQDAAAYQTALRHGETPAAQGFIYDGYKATVFSTPEEQDAEKTFEAPMQYYPADALRAAGMDVQNGGKYQSHVVRDRELITGQNPMSDEEFVTALLGALKGDAVNA; this comes from the coding sequence ATGACCAAGAACATCCTCGTCGTGATGTCCAGCGAAGACCAGCTCCCCCTGAAAGGCGGCCAGACGCACGCCACCGGCTTCTACCTCAACGAATTCGGCGTGCCCGCCCACCGCCTGACCCAGGAGGGCTACGCGCTGACCATCGCCACGCCCAAGGGGAACCGTCCCCCCATGGACCACGGCAGCGACACCAAGGACTTCTTCAAGGACGAGGCCGAGCACGCGCAGATCAAGGCCTTCGTCGAGCAGACCCTCAGCGGTCCCATCCACAAGCTGAGCGACGCCGCCGCGAACCTCGACCAGTTCGACGCGGTGTTCCTGCCCGGCGGGCACGCCCCCATGATCGAACTCATGCGCGACGCCGACCTGGGCAGGGTGCTGCGCCACTTCCACGAGAAGGGCCAGCCCACCGCGCTCATCTGCCACGCACCCGTCGCGCTGCTCGCCGCGCAGCAGGACGCCGCCGCCTACCAGACAGCCCTCCGGCACGGCGAGACGCCCGCCGCGCAGGGCTTCATCTACGACGGCTACAAGGCCACCGTGTTCAGCACCCCCGAGGAACAGGACGCCGAGAAGACCTTCGAGGCCCCCATGCAGTACTACCCCGCCGACGCCCTGCGCGCCGCCGGCATGGACGTGCAGAACGGCGGCAAGTACCAGAGCCACGTCGTGCGTGACCGTGAACTCATCACCGGGCAGAACCCCATGAGCGACGAGGAATTCGTCACCGCCCTGCTCGGCGCGCTGAAGGGCGACGCGGTGAACGCATGA